The Osmerus eperlanus unplaced genomic scaffold, fOsmEpe2.1 SCAFFOLD_85, whole genome shotgun sequence region CAATAAAAGTTTCGaaataaaacacttttttatatttaaatgatGTTGCTGTTAATCTTGAGACATATATTTCCGTTGATTCTAAGTGTGTGGGattttgtgtgtacatgcatgtatgtTCCCCATTCAGGTAAGTAGCGAAAGATATAGCGAGTGGGTGAGtatgtatggttgtgtgtgtatgcgtgtgtgtgcgtatgcgtgtgtggaagagagagagagtgtgggtgttTAGTTATAGACTTTCACCTCTGTTACATAACACGCTTTACAATTCACAATGTCaaagaatgtgtgtctgtgtgcgattCTGTGactgagagtgtatgtgtgttagtctgcgtgtgtgtgtgtgcttgtatgagtgtgtgtgtgttgtgagagaaggagacaggaaggcagcATTGTCTGAAGTGAAGTCGTGATTGCCAGCGGTGTCTGGCTGTCCCACacacagtgagtgagtgagtgagcggtgtctggctgagagagagagagagagagagagagagagagagagagagagagagagagagagagagagtgtatgtgtgtgtgtgtgtgtgtgtaaaggccttgaggtttgtgagtgtgtgtaaagaaagtgaggtgtgtgtgtgcaaaggtGTATGTGGGGGATCCGGAGACACCATCTTGTGTGAATCCAGGGGTGTAGTCATGGATACGGAGATGTAGTCGTGGATACGGAGCTACACAGTTGACGTCTGTCTTTCAGGGTCAGAGAGATGGAGCACCcactgagaggaggaggcgatggagagggagagggagagagagagagtgttgtgaTGAGGGGAGAATGgatgaggtgatggaggaggaggagagggagagagaaagaggagtgtTGTGATGAGGGGAGAATGgatgaggtgatggaggaggaggagaggaagagagaaagcggGCTGTTGCTTGGCACGCAAGGCcaggtgagaaagaaagagcgagagagagagatagagatagagagacatagagagagtgagagagagagagagagagagagagagagagagagagagagagagagagagagagagagagaaagagtgagagagagagagagagagagagagagagatagaaagagtgagagtgagagagagagagagagagagagagagagagagagagagagagagagagagagagagagagagagagagagagagagagagagagagaaaaagagagagatgtcagTATGTCACTCACCACTCCAATCAGCCGGCCCTTCACTTCACTCCAGGGCTGGATAGATCCCAGAGGAGAGATTAGAGAAACGGGGGAGAGAGCACGCAAGGATCGAGcggagagaggactgggaagagaaggagggagggatgaagagagagagagagagggtgagagagaggatgagaggtaGCAGGTGGTGAGGGGACTGTTGTATCACAGAGCATCGTGGAAAAACAATATTATTCatatgatgttgttgttgttttgttgtacTGTCCTGTCGTGAGTCATTGTTGAGCTGATGTTGTTCTTGCAGAGTATTAACAATACAGAACGTTCCTAAATAATGTTATAATTGTGCACACAATTGTGCACAGAATTTTGCAAGGACACTTGTTTGGTCCTTGATTCTCTGGTATCTTTCTACACTCCCTGTTTGAGTCCCACATGTTTACATCGTTGTACTGTACATTCTGCTTCTAaatagacacagagacacagttaTCAAAGTCAACACAAGATGGCGCCATTTTATCAATCAACGCCGTTTGCTTGCGTAGCAACTGCTTCTTTTGCACCAGAAATGAAACTTAGTCCCAAATAAAAGGTGCAGCACCTCGTCTTATTCACTCACACAGCAGATAACCGGATACACGACGGTCAGACACGGAACGTAAGtaacttgtgtttgtgtatataaaGCGTACATTACTTCTGTGTGTCTAAAAGTACCGCTCCATGCCCTGTCCGGGACACTGGAAGTGTCGTCACGGACACTGTATAATCTAACCTAAATAGCTCTGCAAATCAATTTACCAGATTTTACAGTGTAGTTTAAAAATGATGTAAGACACTGTTAAAGTGTTAAGTTATCGAGACAATGTTAAATAAGATGTCCACTTACTGAAGACTATCTATACTATAATATTTGCCAACATTTAAACAACAACATATTGTTGAGATTGAGCATCCTATTCTATTATCTTCAAATGAAACCTGCATTTATATTTATTAAATGAGTGTATTTATAGCTTAATTGTTTATTATCAAGGTTTTATTAATTCAGGGTGGAGCTAGTCTGCGGCTTCTCTGATCATGTGACCTCTCTAGACATTTGATTGGTGGCTACAACCTGTCAGGATGGCTGGAGGCGGGGCTTGCTGGATCCTGTTCCTAAACACCATGTGTGTCATATATCTTGCTGCTTTGTGCCATGGTaaggaaagcacacacacagactctctcaaacacacacacacacacagacacactcacacagacataattttgtttatatatatttgtgcATATGTattttacaaacacacaaaactatacacacaacaaaaaccacacacacacgtagacaaacaaattcacacacaaacatgttatGTAGTGTTTGTCTTCTTGAAAAGGCGACCATGTTAACTGCACCTCTTGGCTCCTCCCAGAGTCCTCTGATCTGAGGGTCGTTCTGGTCGGGAAGACAGGATCAGGGAAGAGTGCAACAGGAAACAACATCCTGGGGCAGGATGTCTTTAAAGAGGACATATCAGCTGAATCAGTGACCAGTAGTTGTCAGAAACATCAGGCAGAAGTAGCAGGGAGAAAGATACAGGTCATTGACAGTCCAGGACTCTTCGACACCAACATGACCGAGGCAGAAGTGAAGAGACACATCGAGGAGTGTGTCGACATGTCAGTCCCAGGACCACACGCCTTCCTGCTGGTTATTAGAATCGGGAGGTTcactgaggaggagaagaacacCGTCAAATGGATCCAGAAGAACTTTGGAGAGGAttcaaacatgtacactgtggtTCTGTTTACCCACGCAGATCTGCTGAAGGGTAAGACCATGAAGGAGTTTCTCCAGGAAGGTAAAGACGGGGCAGGTTTGCGTAAACTAGTGACGGACTGTGGAGGTCGCTACCACGTCTTCAACAACCAGGAGAAGGTGAACCGTACCCAGGTCACCAAGCTGCTGGAGAAGATTGATGAGATGGTGGAGTTCAACGGGAGACAACACTACACCAACGAGATGTATGAGAAGGcccagagaaggatgagggaggaggagaggaagaggaagagagaggaggagcaaagaataaaggatgaggaagagaggatcagaaaggaggagaggattcAGAACTACTGTTACCTGGCTTCGCTTATTGGTCTGGGgaccctgggggtggggggctaccTGGGTGCTGGGGTTGTCAAGGTAGCGGGCGCAGCTCTGTGGCTGGGGGGAATGTATAAATGTTCTGAAGAATTCAATAACAAGTGAGGTGTCAGTCAGGGGTCAGATCTCTGTCTGTGATGCTGTTATGATGCTGTTATAATGCCGTTATCTTTTTTGTTGGtctctattttgtttaaaaaataaacaaaaagaaCTGACGGGTTTGGGTTTATGTTGATTGGTTTTCTGTTTTTACTATTTACAAAAGTTTGGGTTCTGTTAAACCTGTgtgatatctgtgtgtgtgtgtgtgtgtgtggtgtatctttgtgtgggtggctgggtgtgtgtgtctttatgtatgtggctgggtgtgtgtgtttatatgtggtcTTACCTGagtgtgttattgttggtatatATCACCTTCATATAGGAGTAAAGAGCATCTGATGTTATAGGAGATATTAACTCTGTATTGGACAGATTACATACTTCTAAGTGTGGGTTGGGTCAATAAAGGGTTAAAAGACATTCTTGTTCTCTTGTGTATTTTTAAACTTTAAGATAATCTACTATCTGATACTTTGTGATACTGTGTGCTATTCTGTCATACTATAATACGTAATGATACTCTGTGATACTGCACACTTTGGTACTGTATAATACTAAATTATGATGTTAATGCAGTATGTCTACAAAAGAACATCCAGTGTCAATTCTGTGTGACCGAACCAATTGTGTCACTTGTTGCTGGGTAGACTGAATGTGTTGGGTAGGAACCACATTAGTTAACAGATTCTACATCGCCAAATGCTTTGCTTTCCTTTTCTTTGTTAGGACTGTAACTGGTTAGTGATCAGATCAAACAGCCCTGTATCAGGGAGTAGAGCAGTCTGGAGGTTACTGGAGGTCAGATACAACTCATCAAGATGGGTGACACTCACATCACACTGTTGGCTTAAGAATAAGGAACATGTTTATCTCTGCCAAACATGAAACTGGGTTCCTCCAGGACTCTACAGACCTCTCATTGTCTTCAcataactccctccctccctctttctggctctctccctctcgtttttTCTCTAccattatctctgtctctcaccctctctttctttgacTTTCTTTCacccttgctctttctctccccctctctccctccctgggagagacagagagaactgaagggggagagaggacgggagggagggagtcacagaaagagagagggggagggaaagagggagagaggaggagagaaagggcgaGGGACTCACTCACTCCCATCACACATCGACGGCTGAGGAATGAGGAAAATATTTAAACCGTGACACTTCCTCCATCACTggacccacctcctcctcccaatcCCTCCCACTTTCACAACAGGTGACTTCAGGGAATCACAGAGGCCTGTGATTGTTTCTGTGAGCAAACAGCAGTTTGCCATAAAGTTTAggaagggacagggagggggtggaggagcagagggtggATGTAGGACACAaggtggaggtgagaggaggggggggaaagacAGGATATGAGGTGGATTAGAAGAAATAAACTTTAAAGAAATTGTATGAATCGTGACATGCAGAAGAACACATAGTAATATCTATATAAAATACCTTTGATGATAGGTTTGTTACATACAATATCTACAGTATAAACATATGAACAGTATTTGTATAATTAATTTTGCTTCCAACAGTCTCAATTTTGAGGATCGTTCTTctgggacagagaggagcagggaagagttcaacaggaaacaccatcctggggAGACCAGGGGCCTTCCAGGCTAAACTATCTCCAACCTCTGTGACAGCAGAGTGTGAGAAGCAGAGTGGGGAGGTGGCTGGGATGAAGATCGATGTCATCGACACTCCAGGGATCAGGGATGAGTTGTTGTCAGAACAAGAAGTAGAGGGTGTTAAATCTGAGTTAGCTAGGTGTGTAGAGTTGTCCCTCCCAGGACCTCATGCCTTCCTGCTGGTCATCAGTCTGAAGGCCAGAATCactcaggaagagagagacagtgtgaggtGGATCCAGGATAACTTTGGAGACCAAGCGGCAGGCTTTACTATCCTGCTGTTTACTCATGGGGACAAACTAGAGAAAGAAACAGGAGATAGTGTTATTCTAGAGAATGAGGATCTCCGAGACCTAGTTAACAGCTGTGGGGGCAGATATCATGTCCTTGATAACAAAGCCAGAGGTAACACCACTCAGGTCCCAGAGCTGCTGGAGAAGATAGAGAGGATGGTGGAGGGGAATGAGGAAGAGCACTACACCAACGACATGTACCAGAGGGTGCACGTCAATCGGACAGGGACGTTGAGAATAGTAGCAGGATTTGCTGTAGCAGGATTGGCTGTTGTAGGAGCTGTTACAAGAGGAGCAAGTAGAAGTGTAGCAGACACTGTAACAACAGCAGCAGTATTGGCTCTAATAGGAGCtataggaggagtagcaggggTGGTTGTTGCAGGAGCTGTAGAACCAGGAGCTCATTTAAAaagagctgtagcaggagtagcaggaggcgctgtagcaggagtagcagGAGGCGCTGTAGCAGGAGGAGCTGTAGGAGCAGCTTTTATACTGTCTGGAGGGTTAGTACCAGTAGCTGTAATAACTGCAACAGGAGTGGCTGTAGGAAGTGTGGCAGTAGCTGTAGCAGTTGTACCAGGACTGCATTTCAAAGAAGTAGCAGGAGGAactgtagcaggagctgtagcaggagttgTAGGAGGAGCATCAGTACTGGGTTTActaggagctggagaaggaggagctggaggagcaggagttGTAGGAGttgtaggaggagcaggagtaGTATCAGAACTGCTTTTACCAAGAGCTGTAGCAGGAGCAGCTGtcgcaggagctgtagcaggagtaacAGGCGTGGCTGTAACATTAACACTGTCTCATGGATGGAGCTTTGGACTAGCAGGAGTAGCAATACTGTCTGTAGCAGCAGTAGGAGGAGCCATTGTAGGGTCAGGAGGAGCAGCTACAGTTGTTCTTTATGTAAAGAGGAAACTGGCTGAGAGATCAACAACCTCTATAGATGACTAATGTTAAACTAAAAAATGAATAACAACCCCCCGAACTTCTATGTGTTCTTTTGTTTTTAATTGTAAACCTGTTTTAAGATAAATCATCTCTCCTGTTACTCTCATAGTTTTGGACTTTTAAACTTCATTTAAAATCTGTTGTACtcgtttttttctgttttccaATGTCAGTCATGCATGCAGGAATCCTTGTAATAATCTACATAATATTGTAAAATGACTGTGCTTGTCTCATGCAGTCTCATGTAAATATTTACCTGAAAGCTTCGGGGCTAAAGCTCATTATTTTCAGATATACTGTACACTTTTTATAGTATCTCATAGTATACTTCATATAAATGAATGTGTACCGGTACCTTattgtacattttacatttttatacTTCTTCTATCTTACTATGTTCTTTTTTGTTATGCACCAACCTACCAAAGCAAATGTATTATTTGTGTAAACTAACTTTGCAATAAAACAGATTGTCATTCTGATTAGTCGCTCTGTCATTCCCTGATAAGATACGTCACCACCTGCAGGCAACATGGTGAAACTGCACCCTCACAAGGCAcaactacattttacatttttatatttacTGTCCTGTAGAATTTACCCAATTATGCATACACTCAAAATTCCACTGCACGACCAAGAATCTTATATACTAATCCATAGTCTTTGGGCTCAAATCAATATGAGAATTTCAATCAGAATACATGCACAATAGCTCAGACTTTTGCAAAGCATTGACATTCCTGTCGGCCACTGTAGAACAGAGATGATGGACTGTAAACCACCCCCTAGCTGCCTACTTAACATGAAAGAATTACAAAGAAACATATTTGCATATGATGTCATGTAAAGTACTTGAACTTAATAcgataaacaaacaaaagacaCATTTGAAGAGAAATATGTTCAGAATGTGAACAAATAAGGGGCGCGTCCTCCATGTTTCTCCAACAACCAGTTAGTCTGGTTGCCAGGACGACAGAGAGTTTCGTTTCCTTGTAAAGGTGAGGTAGGCGTGGCACTGTCACATGATCAATAGGCTGGCACCTGTAGAGACAGCgaggaaacagagggagggagggaaaagagagaggagggactgagaccgagagagataggaaggagagagccagaaagagagagagggaggaaaaaggagggaccataaaagagagagggagagacccagAAAGGAGGGACAGATCCAAAGAACTCAAGGAAGCAAGATATAGAGATCAAAGGTCAACAGTAGATATCAGAGATACAGTGCGAGCGTTgtggactggctggctgactgttcAGGAGATCCTCTCTGGAAGAGTGTTCAGGTGGAGTCTTATTCAGGTACAACAAGCCTCTCCACCAGGATCTACAGTACCTGCTGCACCAGGGGAGGAGCTGCAGTCTGAGAGACAGGACATGGAACATAACAACACTGCTCTGAGATCAGGTGAGCTCAACAATGCATCTCCTGTTTCTCTACATTTACAGGGCGTTCACCATTGCTGTAAAACACACCTCACCCGTCCATTCTGATCTAGGATCAGCTGGTTCTGCCTtcaccatcctcttcctctgtgtTTACACATCAAAAGTCTGAACCCAGATCAGTGATTAATAAGCCTACCCTCTCCAAGTCCCAAAGGCAAGTGATTCTGACGAGCTGCAGCAAAGGATCCTGGGATATGCAGTCCAGAGACAGTTTCTCACCTCCTCCTACGGTGTCAACACTGCCAGCGTAGGTGAGTCTCTACTCGTGGGTCAAGAGTATCAAGTTCACTGAGTCAAACACCAGGGACTGATTCTGTTACTGATTCATATACCTGTGTGTGATTCAGATAACTGAGCATGATTCAGACATCTGAGTTTGATTCAGATATCTGACTGATTCAAATACCTGAGTGTGACTCAGACATCTGAGTATGATTCAGATACCTGAGTATTTCAGCCACCTGAATGATTCAGTTACCTGAGTATGATTCAGAAGACACCCCACTGATTCAGATCCCAGAGTATGATTGGGACACTGGGGGGTGTGAgaggtgatgtgtgtctgtcctctggCAGTGAGCAGGAGCAGCGATGTGGAGGACAGGGAGCGCTACAGACACcagtggaggaaggaggacagggagagggtggtCAGCGACAGGCTGGAGCTGCTCGTTGCTGTGGTGACGGGCCTGGCAGTGGGACTGTGGCCGGGGACGCTGGAGGGCGCGGTCAGAGGGGGGGTGACGGGTGCTCTGATATGGTTCCTCACAGGCCTGGTCAGGAACCGCTGGAGcccctgactggctggttggttggctagCTAGATGACTTGCTGGCTGGTTGGAtaactggctggttggttggctagCTAGATGACTTGCTGGCTGGTTGGATAACTGGCTGGATGGTTGGCTAGCTAGATGACTTGCTGGCTGGTTGGAtaactggctggttggttggctagCTAGATGACTTGCTGGCTGGTTGGAtaactggctggttggttggctagCTAGATGACTTGCTGGCTGGTTGGATAACTGGCTGGATGGTTGGCTAGCTAGATGACTTGCTGGCTGGTTGGAtaactggctggttggttggctagCTAGATGACTTGCTGGCTGGTTGGAtaactggctggttggttggctagCTAGATGActtgctggctggttggttaactggctggttggttggctagCTAGATGActtgctggctggttggttaactggctggttggttggctagCTAGATGCAACTTTTCTGTCACATAGTGAGTAGAAACTATCCCCAAAAGGGGTCcacggttcaaatccccccactGTGTGACCCTTTGGATGAAATAATCAACTGTTCTAGTTTCAGTAAGGTGTCACAGTTTGTTTGAATCTGTGGGTAATCTTTAGGTCTGTGTTTTCCTCAATAAAAAAGTTACAACAAAGTTCACATAATTTactgtattattattttctgCCATGACTGTTagtgaggagaacagaagaaaCAGCACCATCatttagtattttatttttatatctttacaaggaatacagta contains the following coding sequences:
- the LOC134016194 gene encoding GTPase IMAP family member 7-like, with the protein product MAGGGACWILFLNTMCVIYLAALCHESSDLRVVLVGKTGSGKSATGNNILGQDVFKEDISAESVTSSCQKHQAEVAGRKIQVIDSPGLFDTNMTEAEVKRHIEECVDMSVPGPHAFLLVIRIGRFTEEEKNTVKWIQKNFGEDSNMYTVVLFTHADLLKGKTMKEFLQEGKDGAGLRKLVTDCGGRYHVFNNQEKVNRTQVTKLLEKIDEMVEFNGRQHYTNEMYEKAQRRMREEERKRKREEEQRIKDEEERIRKEERIQNYCYLASLIGLGTLGVGGYLGAGVVKVAGAALWLGGMYKCSEEFNNK